The DNA segment GTAACAGCTCAATGGTGGAAGATGCAGAACGCTTTATCGCACAGTTCCCTGATGAATAATCTTTGCCCTACAAAAAACATCAAAGAATGAACGTGATACCTCTGTAACTTAGCGTTGACCCAACGTAAAAAGGTGGCTTTATGAGCCACCTTTTTTATTGCGTACAGAATCACACTTCCGCGTTTAATCGTGCTCAGCGCGGTTGAGCTTAAACACTGCCATGCTTTCCGCCAGCAGCTGCGCCTGCTCCTCAAGAGAACGCGTTGCCGCCGTCGCCTGCTCGACTAACGCGGCGTTCTGTTGTGCGACCTGATCCATCTGGGTGATCGCGATATTCACCTGCTCAATGCCGTGTGTTTGCTCGGTCGTAGCGATAGAGATTTCACGCATCAGACTGGTCACGCGCGTCACTTCGCTGGAGATTTCGAGCATCGTCGCAGCGGCAGACTTCACCATGTTCGAACCTTCCGACACCCGACTTTCCGAATCCCCAATCAGCTCTTTAATCTCTTTGGCCGATTGCGCGCTGCGCTGCGCCAGACTACGTACTTCGCCTGCGACGACGGCAAAACCTCGCCCTTGTTCACCGGCACGCGCAGCTTCAACCGCTGCGTTCAGCGCCAGAATGTTGGTCTGGAAGGCAATGCCATCGATCACTGTGATAATGTCGCCGATGCGCTTCGAACTGTCGGTAATACCCTGCATCTTGTCCATCACCTGATTGACCACCTGACTGCCCTTGGCGGCGATAGATGAAACGCTTTGCGCCAGCTGATTGGCCTGTTCAGAGTTTGCAGCGTTCATGCGAACCGTGGAAGTCAGCTGTTCCATACTCGCTGCAGTTTCCTCGAGCGAAGCGGCGGACTCTTCCGTGCGCTGCGCAAGATGCACATTTCCGGCCGCCAGCTCACGGGAGCCGACATCAATCTGATTTCCTGCATCGCGGACGCGGCCCACCGACAGCACCAGTGAATCCTGCATTTGTTTCATCGCTTTCAGCAGGCGTCCCATCTCGTTGTTATGAGAATCGTCAATTTCGTGAGTCAGATCGCCTTTGGCAATGTACTCCAACTGAGCGATGGAAAACGTCAGCGGATGCATGATCAGTTTCTGCAACGCAAACCACGCCAGTATCGCAATCGTCAGAGCGACGATGAAAGCCACAGCGATAATGGTCAGCTGAATACGTGCCTGCGCGCGCGCCTGCTCAATACGTTGATTGGTGTTATCCACCGCATAGGCGCGGAAGTCGGTCAGCGCTTTGTCGTAGGCATTGCTGTACGGGGTGATTTTGTTTTCCAGCACGTCGTAATAGCTGTCAGCGCTTTGCGACTGGAGAGCCTGAAGAACAGGCATCAATCCATTGGCTTTGTATGCATCGTAGGTTTTTTTCACCGCGGCTGATAAATCTCTGCCGCGCGGGGTCTCGTCCTCGATGCTCACGAATTTCGCCAACTCGGCATCCGCCTGTTTGATATAACCCGCGATTCGATCGGTTGTCGCTTTTGCATCGTCCATCATGCCGATTTCCAGCTGACGAACGGCTACTCCGCTGGCGACCCGGGTACGTAACGAGTAACTGTAGCTGTCAGCCAGCGAACCTAACTCCTCGCCCTGAAGCTGATTAATCTTTTGCAGTGATGTGGCACTTTGCCTGATGGCATTGGCGCCCAGCACGCTCACCAGCAGTAAAATCAGGGTCATAAACACTAACAGGCCGATCAGACCGGCCTTTACGCTCAGCTTATTCAACATACGGTGTTATCCAGTGATTCAGGTGAAAAGGAGAAATGCATATCGCGGTAGGGGTCAGGTTCAGCCTGACTTTTATTTGAATAGAGTTATCGGCAATTGACTGAAATTCTTGATAAGAAAAGCAAAAACAGGCAGTTACACGGTGAAAGGGCTTAGACGTAAATTTTACTGCCGGCAGGCCAGTTTTTATGACCACGCAACAGCAGGTCGTACCGGAAAATACGAATGCGACATTCAGAGAAAAGGACGGGAATTCACGGGAGACTTGGCTATAATGTGCGGCACTCTATTCCTGGTTCAATTAAGGAAACCAACCATGAGCTTACTGAATGTACCTGCTGGCAAAGACATGCCAGAAGATATCTACGTTGTTATCGAAATCCCGGCAAATGCTGATCCGATCAAATACGAAGTAGATAAAGACACCGGCGCACTGTTCGTAGACCGTTTCATGTCTACAGCAATGTTCTACCCGTGCAACTACGGTTACATCAACCACACTCTGTCTCTGGATGGCGACCCGGTTGACGTTCTGGTGCCAACGCCATATCCACTGCAACCGGGTTCTGTGATCCGTTGCCGCCCGGTTGGTATGTTGAAAATGACCGACGAAGCAGGCGAAGATGCGAAACTGGTTGCCGTTCCGCACACCAAACTGAGCAAAGAATACGATCACATCAAAGATGTGAACGACTTGCCAGAGCTGCTGCGCGGCCAGATCACCCACTTCTTCGAGCAGTACAAAGCGCTGGAAAAAGGCAAATGGGTGAAAGTTGACGGCTGGGCTGATGCTGCTGCCGCGAAAGAAGAGATCGTCGCTTCATTCGAACGTGCTAAAAACAAGTAATTGATCCTGTAAATCATTGCTTGCTCTGTACGAAAAAGAACACCGCCAGATGGCGGTGTTCTTTTATGTATTATACGTTGATACACAACGTTTATTTTTCGACGATCTTGCTCATATCACTCACTACACCGCGTCGTTACGCTTCACCCAGTCCCCACCTTCTATTCTCGGCACACCATCCAGTGAGCGAATATAGAGATAAATCCAGGCGCTGCCGTACGGCGTCGAAATCAGCTCGCGACGATAATCTTTCGTATTACTCTTCAGTTCATCCAGCTCGGCTAAGATAGACGAGGTTATGCGGTAAACTTCGCAGTAGACCTTTCCTTCCCCTGGAATCACAGCAGGATAGTGCCCCAGATTATAGAGCGCATATCCTTCCAGCTCATGGTCACCCAACCATTGAGCGTTCGTCATCCAATGACTGTTGCCTTGCTTGCGTCGCAGACTACCGTAAACAATTATTCGCATGTTTATATTCGTATAGTAAAAGTCACATGAATTAGAACTCAAACTGATAGAGCAAATCCAATGCCTGATCGATGCCCGATACCGCCTGCAGGTAAAGCTTCGGCATCAACCTATAGCGTAAAGTGAGTGTTGCCAGTGAGTCGAAAATCCCGACGCCATATTTCACCTGTAAACCGGGTAAAACATAGCCGCTGACCACCACCTGGGAGCTGTCTCCCACGCCCTGAGTATCCAGTGCCAGATTGCTGACACCAAACGCCTCGCCGATTTTACCCACAAGTTTACCACTTTGTGCAACCCCCAACCCGATAAGTGCTGAGGTCATTGCCCCGCTGTCACCGCCAGAATTGTCTAATCCCTGCCCGCGAAGCAGGTAGGACAAGGCTTCTTGCTGTGACATCGCCGGATCCGAGAATATTTCAAGTTTCGGTGCATCGGCCTCGCCGGTGACCCTTAAACCCGCCACAACGTCATTTTCTGTCGCATCCGGATTACGGATCGCTTCCAGATTCAGCAGTGGCTGGTCCGCCGGGCCGGAGAATAACAGCTGGCCTTTACGTACGATCAGATCCTGTCCGTACGCGTGGAAACGGCCAGAAGGAATGTTGATCTGACCGTTCAGGCCGAGACCGCGGCTGTCCTGTGCGACTTTCAGCGCACCTTCGAGACGGGCTTTCAGGCCGAACGCATCCAGACGCACATCTTTGCCGATATTCACCATCAGATTGCTGTTGATCGGGATCGAGGCCGTGGCCGGTTTGATCGGCTGACGCTGGTCGTTAAGCATCACTTCGTCAGACGACACGCCAACTGCGCTTTCCGGCAACTCCTGCACCGTAATACGCGCCCACGGGATATCGACTGAGCCGTTGAGCGAGAATAACTGCGGTGTGGCATCGAACACCAGATCCGGTGATACGTCCAGACGCACCATCGGCGGCACGGAAACACGTACCCGATCGCCACGCGCCGCAATCCGGGCGCGCCAGGCATTCAGCTCGCTCCAGTCAGCGTTACCGTTAAGCTCCAGCTGGCCGTGCGCGGTTTTGATCACCCCTTCCATCAGCGATGACATACCGTTGAAATTAATGTTGATATTGGCGTCGGTAATATCAAATGGCATGAACTGGCCGTCGAAATCGACGCCGCTCAGCGCCAGTTTGCCGAATACCTGCGGTTTCTGCGCATCGCCGCCTAATCGCAGATTGGCGTTGAGAATACCAGAGACTTTCTCGCCGTCCATCAGTGCCGGTTGCAACAGCGCCATCGAGATGCGGGTGATATTGACGTTACCGCCGAGAGTGCGTTTACCCTGCGGATCGGCAATCTGAATATTGCCATCCAGCTGGCCGTTGTTGGCAATGCGAATCAGCCAGTCGAGCGTTGCGCGGCCATTGTTCAGACCGGCATTCAGGTTCAGCGTATCGAACGCAACCGGCAGCGGACTTCCCTGCACCAGTTGCTGAACCTTCACACCTTTACCGACGAGCGAAACGCTGGCCTGCGGCAATCCGCCATCAGCTTTCCAGCTCACGTCAGCCTTCCCACTGAAAACACCGCTGAGCTGCGTGTCATCGGTCAGGAAGGGTTTGATCATCGCCAGATCGAAGCGATTTAGCACCACGCTCGCCTGCCCGCTGGCACCGGCATCAATGGTTTTCGGTACGCACAGACTGGCATTTGGATTCTGCCAGCAATGTGGGCCGACGGTGATACGTTGCTCTTTGTTGAAATAATCCAGCGCGATAGAACGGTTAAGACGCCATTCGCCGACCGGCGTATCGAACAACGTATTGTTGACGGTGCCTTTCCATTCTTCTGTCGCGCGGTCAAAACTGCCGCTCAGCGCCAGACGGCCCGAAACCGGTTTGCCATCGACCCGGAGCGTCAGCTGATGCTGCTTCTCGTTGCCTTTGGCCTCCAGATTGATATCGGTGATATCCAGCGCATCCTGTTTAAGTTGCTGAATGCGCACCGCCAGATTGCCCTGAATCTGGTCGGTGGAACTGACGTCACCTTTCACATCTACACGGCGGATAGTCAGTGCCTGCCATTTCAGACCGGTCGCCGTCAGATCAGCCAGTAGCTTCGGCGCTTTCAGGTCACCGCGCAGTTGCAACATCCCTTTCGCCACTCCGCCCAGCCCTGGCAGTGCGCCGTCGAGATGCGGTGCATCGACTTTGGCGTCCAGATCCCAGGTATCGCTGAGTTTGCCTTTCACATCCAGATTATTGCGACCCAGTTCGACATGCAGCTGAGGAATATCCCACTGCCCGTAACTGTTGCCGCGCAGATTGCCCTGCGCTTTGACGGCATTTTGCTTAACATTGCCGTTCAGCTCCAGTACCGGTACTTGTACCTGCCAGGTGCCACCGTAGAGGCTGCCGCGCGTGGCGATTTTGCCCTGCAACTTTGCAGGCCAGTCCGGCCATTGTTTGGCAGTGTTAATACCGGTCAGCTTCAGTTCACTGTTCCAGCTAATGGCTTTGCTCCAATCCACCACGCCGGTCAGGTCGGTATTTCCCTCCAGCGCCGCCAGCCGCAACAGCGTCAGCCTGAATTGCTCCACGTTACCCTTACCGTCCAGCGTCAACGTGGCTGGCGGGATCTGATCACCTTTAAAATCGGCGCGCAGTGACAGCGCGTAATCCGTCGCTTTACCGCTGAAGTTCAGCTTAAAGCCTTTGACCTGATACTGCGGCGTACCGACCAGCGGCCACTGCAAGGCGTCACTGGTGAGCCTGAGGTCGACAGGCAAACCAGCCTCAGCCAGCTGAGTTTGCAAGGCAAGTTGTGCACGCACCGGGCCGGAAAGATTAAGACCGACGTTCAGTTTGTCGCGCAGACCGCCCGCGACCTTCAGTTTGATCTTTTCACCTTTTACCGGATCGACGTTCACGGCGGTATTGATGGTCATGTCCACCGGCCAGTTTTGATTCAGCGTCGCCTGCCCTATCCCGTCCAGCGAGCCCTGCGGCGAACGGATCATCAATTTATCGAGCTTAACAATCTGATCCTGAGTACTGGCTTTTAGTTCGAATCGGGTGATAAGTACGTCGGTATCACCGGTCAGCCGCAGATTTTCAGCGGTAATTTGCTGAATATCCAGATCAACCGGCAGACGGTAATCCGGTAACTCAGGCAGCAGCGGTTTGGCGAACAATTCCTGCAACGTTTCACCCAGCGGCTTTTCCGGCACCACGGCAACAGGTTCGGCCGGTTTGCCGGTGGCTTTCTCCACTGCTTTATCCTGCGCGGCCTGCACCACATCCGGTAACGGGTTGACCGGGGTTTTCGGCAGAGCGATCAGTAATCCGCCGATCTGGGTTGGCATCAACTGGATGGCGCGGCCTTCCCAATGGGCGCCGGTGCGGAAAGACGCCAGAGAAATCGCGCGATCGTCCAGCGTGACATTGATGTTTTCCAGCGTCAGGACGCGTAACGTGATTGGGTAAGGCGTGCTGAGATTAGTCAGCGGCTCGCTGTTTTCGGGTTCTGGTTGCGGCTGCGCGGGCGTCATTTCTTTGGTGTTCACCACCACGTTGACGTCTTTGACCCGCAGCGCATTTACGCACAGCGCGCTGTTTTTCAGGCAGGAGAAATCGAGGGAGAGATGAAACTCTCCGGCTTTGACATCTACGCCCGGCATTTCGTAATGCACGCCTTTGAGCGTCAGATCGCGCCATCCGCCTTCGGTGCTGGCAATATTCAGCCCCGGTACAAAGCGGTTAGCGCCGTTGATCATCAGATGCAGGCCAGTTTGCGTTCCGACCAGAAAGGCCACCAGGCCAATTAACAGCATCAGGAAGATCAAAAACCCCAGACAGACTTTCTTAAATAAACTCATAATTCCGGACCCAAACCGATGTAAAACTGCAATCCATGCTCATCTTTATCGCCAACAGGTGCGGCGACATCCAGTTTCACCGGGCCGATCGGTGAAGCCCAGCGCACCCCTACACCCGCGCCGGTTTTGAAATCGTTTTTCGTGATGTCATTCACCGCTTCGCCGGAATCGACGAACACAGCGCCCCACCATTTTCCGGTGACGTTGTACTGATATTCCAGCGAGCCGGTGCCCAGATACGACGCACCGGTGAGTTTGCCTTCATCGTCGCGTGGAGAAATGGATTTGTATTTGTAGCCGCGAATACTGCGGTCACCACCGGCGAAGAAGCGTAAGGACGGCGGCACACGTTCGAAATCGTTGGTTTCGATCCAGCCAATGTTACCGCGCATAACAAACCGGTGTTTGTCTTCAAGCGTGCGGATCCATACGTTCTGCGCCTGAACCACGGCAAAATCAACGTCTGAGCCCCAGGTCGTATCGGAGACATCCAGAGAGTAACGCTGAGAATCCCCCCAGGTCGGCATCAGGCCGCCACGCTGACGTGTACGGTTGAGGCTGACGCCCGGATAAAGCAGCATCGTGGTGTTAGTGACGCTGCCCTGCGTAAAGTGGTCAAGGCTCCAGCGCAAATTCACCGCGTGTTGCCAGCCGCTGGAGAGATCCCAATAGCGCGCCAGATTGACGGTGGTGGAATCTGAATTGGTATCGTTGAGGTCTTCGCGTTTGAAACCGCCCTGCACCAGATAATATTGTTCGAGAGGGGATTTCAGCAGCGGGATTTTATAGCTCAGATCTAAAGACTGTTCCGGCCCCGAAAGCGTGGTCGAGGTTTCAAAGCTGTGGCCACGATCGTTGACCCACGGTTTTTTCCAGTTGGCCGTGACGCGCGGGCCAATATCTGTGGAATATCCGACACCGGTTTCGATTGTGTTTTCGGTGCGCGGCGAAACCAGCGCATTCAGCGGCAACGTTTTACTGACTTTAGCATCGGTAAAATCAGGTGAGACCACTACGGAGTTGAACCAGCCCGTCGCAGACAGGCGACGGTTCAGCTCAGCCAGCTGCGCAGAGGTGTAATAATCACCTTTGTGGAACGGCACCAGATTTTGCAGATAATCATCCCGGATCTGCGAGCCCTGATAATGCACGTCGCCAAAGCGGTAACGCTGTCCGCTATCAAACTGAATATCCCAGAACGCTTTGTGTTCATCTTCGATGACACCCAGCTGGCTTTTCAGCATGTTAGCGTCGAAGTACCCTTTGCGCAGTGCCACACCAGTAAGGGAACTTTTAAAGTGTTCGTAGGTTCCGTGGTTGAGAATGGTGCCCACGGCGGGGACCTGAGTTTCTTTCAGTTTTTCGAATTCGTTATCTTTATCTGCCTGCCCGGTGATCACCACCGTCGTTCCGGCGATTTTGACCGGTGTACCCGGCGTCACTTTTGCAATCAGTACCGGACGTCCCGGTGGGGGCGTCTCACGGTAGTCAAAATCAATTGTCGGGGAATAATAGCCCAGCGGCCGCAGACCTTGCTCAATCGCGGCACTGACGCGCGCACGAAACCGACCATTCGCCCCGACTTCATCGCTTTCGATAGAAGACAAACGCACGCGAACGTTTTTTTCCAAATCGCCATCCAGGCCTTCCAGCTGCAAACGTACTTTCGCTGCCATGGAAAGTGAGGGGGCGAGCAGTACACATAACAAACCCAGTTCACGATATCGTGGCACACGCACTCCTGCTAATTTTGCTGTCCTGTTAAAATTTCAGATGCCCGCCGGAAAAAATCCGCCCATCTTTGGCAGATTCAGCTTTTAATGTCTGATGAAGGCAGTTTAGTGCCAATCCCATGAAAATGTTCAACGACGGCGCAACGTTCCCCGTATTGTGTGCAAAGACGCAATCAGATACAACTAAGAGTGACCCGTTGGTCATTAATCTCTGTTACTAATTTTGTTCACTAATGCAACAAATGGAGTCTCCCGTGGTGCAACTTTCCGACAAAACGCATGTTGTAAATCAAGAAGATGCGTTACCTGGCCGTACAACACCGATGCCAGTGGCAACGACTCACGCCGTAAATGGACATTCGATGACGTATGTTCCTGACAATATGGAAGTCGCGGTTTTTGCGATGGGATGCTTCTGGGGCGTAGAGCGTCTGTTCTGGCAACTGGAAGGGGTTCACAGCACGGCAGCCGGTTACAGCGGCGGTTTCACCCCGAACCCGACTTATCGTGAAGTGTGCAGCGGCCAGACCGGCCATGCGGAAGTGGTGCGCGTGGTCTTTGACCCTTCGGTTATCAGCTACGCGAAGCTGTTGCAGATTTTCTGGGAAAATCATGACCCGGCGCAGGGTATGCGTCAGGGCGGCGATATCGGCACACAGTACCGTTCAGCGTTATATGTGCTGAGCGCAGAGCAACAGGATCAGGCGCTGGCCAGTCTGGCAAGTTTCCAGCAGGCGATGGACGACGCGAACGACAAGCGCACCATCACCACTGAAATCACCGAGGCCCTGCCGTTCTATTATGCGGAGGACGATCATCAGCAATATCTGTTTAAAAATCCGGAAGGTTACTGCGGTTTAGGCGGAATTGGTGTCTGTCTGCCACCGCAATAATGCGGGATTTTTAAGCGCTGGCGGCGGTCTCAGTGCTGCTGCTATACTATCCGGGTCACAAATGTGGCCCATTAAAATTATTTCTGGCAATTATCTTTGTTTTTTTCATCCTTAATGCTTCTTTCTTCTGAACTGACTTTTAATCTGAGATTAAAATGACGTTGAGCTGAGTCATCAATAAGCAGCAAAAATAATGAGTGCCTTTCCCTGCCGGTTTACACCGGTGTTAAACGGATAGATTATGTTAAACAGTATCTTACTGATTCTTTTACTTATCGCGATCAGTGCCTTTTTCTCGCTTTCAGAGATATCGCTGGCCGCTTCCCGCAAGATAAAACTTAAACAGTTGGCAGACGAAGGAAACGTCAATGCCTCTCGCGTAATGAAACTACAGGAAACCCCTGGCCTGTTCTTCACCGTGGTACAGATCGGCCTGAATGCCGTCGCCATCCTCGGTGGTATTGTCGGCGATGCCGCTTTCTCCCCAGCGTTCCAGTCCTTCTTTATTCGTTTCATGTCGCCAGAAATGGCGGATCAAATCAGCTTTATCTGCTCCTTCGTGCTGGTCACCAGTCTGTTTATTCTGTTCGCTGACCTCACTCCGAAGCGCATCGGTATGATTTCACCTGAATCGGTTGCGGTCCGTATAGTCAACCCGATGCGTTTCTGCCTGTTGGTGTGCCGCCCGATGGTGTGGTTCTTCAACGGAATGGCGAACATGATTTTCCGCCTGTTCAAATTGCCGATGGTGCGTAACGACGACATCACCTCTGATGACATTTATGCCGTAGTGGAAGCCGGTGCACTGGCCGGTGTGTTACGAAAACAGGAACATGAGCTGATTGAAAACGTGTTCGAACTTGAATCGCGCACAGTGCCATCGTCAATGACCTCACGCGAGAGCGTGATTTTCTTTGATCTGCGCGAAAGCGAAGAGAGCATTAAAGAGAAGATTTCCACGCATCCGCACTCGAAATTTCTGGTCTGCGACGGTCATATCGATCAGGTCGTGGGTTATGTTGACTCGAAAGACTTACTGAACCGCGTGCTGGGCAATCAGAGTTTAATGCTGAGCAGCGGCGTGCAGATCCGCAACGCATTGATCGTGCCGGATACGTTGACGCTGTCCGAAGCGCTCGAAAGCTTTAAAGCCGCCGGAGAAGACTTCGCGGTGATCCTCAACGAATACGCGCTGGTGGTCGGTATTATCACGCTCAACGACGTCATGACGACGCTGATGGGCGATTTAGTCGGTCAGGGTATGGAAGAGCAGATTGTAGCCCGTGACGAGCATTCGTGGCTGATCGAAGGCGGTACGCCAATCGAAGACGTAATGCGCGTGCTGCATATCGAAGCGTTCCCGCAGAACGGCAATTATGAAACCATCGGCGGTTTCATGATGTTCATGCTGCGTAAAATCCCTAAGCGTACGGACTTCGTGAAATTCTCTGGCTACAAATTTGAAGTGGTTGATATCGACAGCTACAAGATTGACCAGCTGCTGGTGACGCGCATTGTCGATCAGCCCGTCGCCCCTCTGTTGCCAAAAACGCCGCAGGAAATTAAAGACGAGAAGAAAGCGCAGGCACAGTCTTAACGATAAAACCGCGCGGTTTGCCGAATGCCAGAAACACGAACGGCCCCTTTCAGAGGGGCCGTTTTTTTTGCGCCTGCTGCGCCAGATGGGCGTCAGCGACTACGCGCAGGGCGTTTAGCCCATTTCTGTCTGCAAATGCATAACCTGACGGTTAACTTCAGACATCACGCTAAAGTGGCGCTTATCACGAACCTTCGGCAACAGAATTTTGCCTTGGTCAAACTCAAAAGCGCCGACGTCTTTGATATACAAACGTCCACGGAACAGTGTCTTGACGTACTTCGCGACTTTCATCGGATTGTAACGCTGGAAGATTCTCATTTTTCTACTTTTCTCCGTTAAATCACTGCATGCGCCGGCCACGTCGCAAGGCGACAGATACCGGAACAGAAAAAGGAACAATTGCAGTGATGAGACATATAACATAGCAGGGCACTCAGGTATTGCCAGTGTATTTAACTGCTTTTACATTGCTTTTCAGTATTGTCTTAAGCCCTGACACTTGTTGGCAGTATAACCCTGCTTTATGTGTCAATTTTGTAACCAGCAACACAAATTTAACAACTCAACAGGACAGACCACTTAAGCCATCCTATGCTTGGCGGGTCTGCCCTTTTGTGCCCCGGAGAATGTATGCTTCTAAGAAGTCTGTGTGTGATCAGTTTTATGACATTTTCGCTTTTTGCATCGGCCCATAACTTTACCCTCGGCCAGCGTGTCGCCCCCGTCGGCGTCGATGATAAAGGCGAACTGAACGACGTCAACGACACGTTCAGCTACACCAAATGGAACAGTGCCAGACTGCCGGGAAAAGTGCGTATCGTGCAGCATATGGCGGGAAGAAGCAGTGCCAAAGCACTGAACGAACCATTGATTGAAGCCATCAAGTCGGCGAATTTGCCGCATGATCGTTATCAGACGACGACCATCGTCAACATTGACGATGCTATTATCGGCACCAGCCTGTTTGTGCGTAAAAGCATTGAAAGCGGCAAGCGGGAATTCCCATGGTCGCAAATCATTGTCGACAGTAACGGTGTGGTGAAAAAGGCGTGGCAGCTGCAACCGGAAAGCTCAGCAGTGGCGGTGCTGGATAAAAACGGCGTGATTAAATTCGCTAAAGACGGGCAGCTTTCAG comes from the Enterobacteriaceae bacterium Kacie_13 genome and includes:
- a CDS encoding DUF1107 family protein, producing MRIFQRYNPMKVAKYVKTLFRGRLYIKDVGAFEFDQGKILLPKVRDKRHFSVMSEVNRQVMHLQTEMG
- a CDS encoding YtfJ family protein, with protein sequence MLLRSLCVISFMTFSLFASAHNFTLGQRVAPVGVDDKGELNDVNDTFSYTKWNSARLPGKVRIVQHMAGRSSAKALNEPLIEAIKSANLPHDRYQTTTIVNIDDAIIGTSLFVRKSIESGKREFPWSQIIVDSNGVVKKAWQLQPESSAVAVLDKNGVIKFAKDGQLSAQEVQQVITLVDKLVKE